The nucleotide sequence gatgcactttgatgtgttctacacaccacactcaattttaaggtcactaggtcaaaggtcaaggtctttgtgatttaaaaataattctgacaagctttcatttattcaagacTGAACCTGCCGCAGAGCGTTGCTCTTGTCTTAAGTGTACTATTTTCTATGCAAAGGTGCAGATACTGGAGTATGATCATCTGGTTGGAGCAGTCAATGAGGGTGGATTCCACTTGTCTCTTATAGTAAGTGAAAATGATTCTCAATTTACTTGCGAAATATCACGGTTGTCAAATTTTTAACTTGGATACATGTATAAATGGCATGAAACATTGTCTACTGGGCCTCTACAAAAATTGGTTCCATAACAGAGCTGGGGCCAAAATTTGCCCTGTCCTGTGATGAATCTGTTTTTCCTCTATGTGAACAGTAAACCCTTCAAAAATCTTCACTCAAAACACATGGCATAGAGCTTACATTTTTGGCATTCGTATAGTGGGCTTCTACAAAGATTGTTGAGATTACAGGCTTGGGGCCAAAAGTTAGGCCCACCCTGGGGCCCAATATGTTTTCCctacatgtatatactaaaaaTACTTCACAAATAGTCTTCGCTTAAACCACAAGGCATATAGGATAAATATTGTGCATACAAAATTGCCAAGTGGACATCTgccaatattgttcaaatttagGCACACAGGTTAAAATTTGCCCTGTCCTGCTGGGCCATCGTGTTCATACAAGAAAGTATGTAGttagtaaaaacttaaaaaaacctCTGAAAACATAAGGCATAGATAATAGGTTTTTGGCATGAACAATTTATAGTATTTTCATCTTGATTGCtaaatttatttttcttgttcaaaaaaaTATCCCCAACCTGGAGCagtcaaattatttttatatatgtacatagaaaaaaaaactttaaaattcttctAAATAGGTTAAATTTTCAAGATTCCTGCCAGTGGGACTAATTATTAAGATCGCATATTATTCAGGTTAGCACCCCAAGGCCCTCTGGGGGCCTCTTTTATTTTCTTCAGGTTGTGCAACCGAAAGACAACAAAGTATTGTACATAAATCCGATGGGGGAGCAAAATGTTTCCCAGCAACAGATCCTGCAACAATGGATgtaaatgtgtacattatttaattaaacagatTATATACATTTAACTTCATATACTAAATTAGAAAATATCACAGACTGTAAAAtgctatgtaaatatttaacttgcaaataatcatcatttatataaaaagtttacACTGATCAGATTGTGGAGGTTTTGGTGTCATGTCCGTTACCGAAAGCAGACTTCCTGACAATATGTAGCATTAGCGTAATTCCTTCTAAGTTTGATTGACACCTTTCAGTGGTTTATGGGAATAATTGCTACCAagaacttttttatgtcccccaccactatagtgggggacatattgtttcttcCCTGTCTGTAGGTCTATCTGTCTgtaggtttgtttgttggtttgagtgtatgtttgcgtcaaactttaaaatttgccataacttttgcaatattgaagatagcagcttgatattttggagatgcacattttgagtggtgaaaggttaaaggtcatcctttaaggtcaaaggtcaaatatatagcttcaaagcggcgcaataggggacatagtgtttctaaaaacacttttcttgtttaaCCATGTGACTCTGACATTAACCTAACTAAAAATCCTGATAATTTACATTTAGGCTTAGTACTAGCACTTagcaagtttcattaatattCCTGCATTGGTTTGTTTACGAGAAGAGGCGTGGACAAGGGAAACATTTCTTTACTTTATGCttttgtttgctcttgtttgAAGTACAAGAAATCCATGTTTTAACCTTCTAACCTTGACCCAAATAAAAATCCTCACAGTATGCCGAACCAAGCTAGCTATTAATAAATCTGACCAAGTAACATTAAAATCCTTCATTGATTTATGCAAAGAAGCACTGGCaaggtaattatgtttttaacctTGTGAACTTGACTTAATTGACAAATCTGCCAATATGCAAACCAAGGCTTTGTAATGAACACTCCTTCTAAGTTTCTTTTTAatcctttaagtgttttatgagAATAAGTGCTGACAAGATTCAAGGAACATCTAACCAGACATCCTGACATCACTCTGGACAGCGCAAAAAATATGTCTCCATTACCAGCTAGGGAATTTCATTCCTTATTCATTCCAaaaatttagcaaataatatttgtactcataatgtatcatttatggtgatttgatgatgttgtttttttactttttgcttttGAACAGTAAATTTGTGCACATTCGGCGCTTATCCAGCATTGATATGGGCGGACCAATACATTGGAACATACTCTGCCCACGTCATGCAAAACAGTCAGATTCAATATCTTGCGGTGTCTACGTTTTAAAGGTAATGgaatctgttatttgtacttcccaatgattttttttctttaagcgttgtttgtctttttgtccaTCTGTGACACTTTTCTGTCCACAGCTGTTTCTTAACTTTTTCTTGTAATGAaccttaaaaattattttctattatcatgTTGCATTGGTACACGCATAAAATTtatctgcatcaacttggtaagccatagttatcctcttcattgattgaaagtaaggaatctgcatcaacttggtaaagccatagttatcctcttcattgattgtaagtaaggaatctgcatcaacttggtaaagccatagttatcctcttcattgattgaacgTTAGGAATcagcatcaacttggtaaagccatagttatcctcttcattgattgaaagtaaggaatctgcatccacttggtaaagccatagttatcctcttcattgattgaaagtaaggaatctgcatcaacttggtaaagccatagttatcctcttcattgattgaacgttaggaatctgcatcaacttggtaaagccatagttatcctcttcattgattgaaagtaaggaatctgcatccacttggtaaagccatagttatcctcttcattgattgaaagtaaggaatctgcatcaacttggtaaagccatagttatcctcttcattgattgaacgttaggaatctgcatcaacttggtaaagccatagttatcctcttcattgattgaaagtaaggaatttcataacttttttttgcTTTCCATAGCTGTTGCTCAGTAACTATTGTATGTAACTACATGAAACTtgtaattaatatgtatgttcataaaatgtttgtGCGTGCCTAAGTATTACTTGGATTGCCTTGGTAAATTAGTTTTCAAACCCACTTAATTGGTTGaaacagttgtgtttttttctgccCAATGCAACCTCTCagtaaatataatgatattaacaACTTTAGTAAGCAGAATGCTACCTGCAGAATCAATCCCTAGAGTTTGTGCTCAGCAAAACACAACTACTAGAAGAACGGAGACGAATAGCCAGAAGACTGCTTTCTGAAGGgggtaaataattttatttccaacaaaaagaaacactgtatatattttatcatttatcactTTTCCACCATTTTATCATTTATCACTTTTCCACCAAagtgttatatatgttttatatgttttgatttaaaaccaaaaaaaaagCAAACCGTTATTATAACTTACCAGTGTTTTTTATccagaaaagttttttttatgcTTTCTTAAGTGAATTACTTTCCATTGCTTTTTTTACtggattatgaaaaaaaaattgttcaataaGGAAAATGATAGAAAATGGCTttacaaataagaaacaaatcattgcaatatgattatattttttattttattttgtactttGCTGTGTATTCTTATGATCTCTCTGGGTTTGTCTGTTGGTAAGTCCTGAGTAAAGGAGCATGTCAATGGCAAATAGGGGATCTAATTgtcagaaataaataaaactattaaagggtatttaatttacttaatgatttatttaaaatgataccccattataataataatcctgTAAGATAGgtgttttaataagtattaaaaaaatccCCAGGGCACTTTAACTAAAAATGAAGTAGAATGTAAATCATCAAGAGTCAAGACTAAAATTAACTTAAGTGTTATGCTATGCACTTATGataattgataaaattgttaaGTCAAAGaaatgaaacacacacacaaaattccAATACTGTCCCTGTGGAATTCGAACTCATACACTACAGAATCTGCTGGTTTGCATGTACAGTgtgaacatgtatacatgtatatgtaaatgaatttatattgCACTTTGGATGCCCCCAGGGGTTATACTGTTTTGCGCATGtaggtccgtcggtcggtccgtccaccaaatggtttccggatgttaactcaataACGCGtaaacctaggatcatgatacattattggtacaatgattatgactggcacatgtcccctattgattttcaggtcacttcttcaaaggtcaaggtcacattgactagaaacagtaaaattgtttccggatgataactccagaatgcttaggccaaggatcatgtaacttcataggtacattgatcatgattggcagataacccctattgattttcaggtcactaggtcaaggtcacattgacctgaaGCATTAAAATAGTTtctaacatattcacacaatggccactataactgacagcccattcaaggggcatgcgtgttttacaaacagcccttgtttgcatgCCTTGTTTGAAAAGCCATAGAAATAATATGTTTGGACACATGAATGACTAAATTAATTGCTGCAAATacttttaaagcatatttatttattcaaattgttaACTTACTTTTCTATAATTCATTGGAGGTCATCTAGAAGAGATAGCAAGTAGCCCATCAGTCGAACATGAGGTAACAGCCACCTTACTATATTGATgtgaattaattataaaaataaatatgttttaaaaatgcagaaaaagttatcCGATGAAAGAGCAGTGGAATATCTTAGGCAAAGGACTCAGAATGGAAAGGGTTTGAGGAAACACTGTCTAGTCAGTAAGAAACACTTGATTATACAATCTCTTAGCAAAAGCAATAAGAGTCACTGTTAAAAACGTGCCCTTGCTAACAAATCTTTACTCAAAGTAAGGATAATTTCTGTTGTTGCTTTTCTATAATTCCTTTCTGATCTGATTTCCCATTCACATGATATTTCATCTCCAACATTAAAATATTAGGAAAACATAAGTGAAAATCACAGGAGTAATGAGATTGCAGCTGTCATTTACGGTAGAGAAAATGagaatacaaaaacataaaagaaGTAAATATGAGTTCATCATGATCATTTTGCAGAACTCGGACCAGCTGGCAAACACCCCTGCCTCTGCCATGGATTTGGAAGGGGGAGACACTGACCCAGTAGTCGATCATGTGGCAACAACTAGGGTACTCTATTTATGTGAactaattgtaaacataaatatatccaaaaatgcagaaaaagttatcTGATCAAAGAGCAGTGAACTATCTTAGGCAGCAGGAGACTTAGATTGAAAATGGCTTGAGAAAACACTGTctagtcagtaagacacaattgaTTATACAATCGCGAAGCAACAGCAATAAGAGTTACTGTTAAAAACGTGTCCTTGATAACAAATATTTCATCTGTGTTATGGTAATTTCAATTCTTGCTTTTCTATAAGTCCTTTCTCATTTGAGATCCATTCACATGATATTCCATCTTCAACATTAAAATACTAGAATAACATGAGTGAATAAGCACAGGAGTAATGAGATTGCAGCTGTCATTTACGGTAGAGAAAATGagaatacaaaaacataaaagaaGTAAATATGAGTTCATCATGATCATTTTGCAGAACTCGGACCAGCTGGCAAACACCCCTGCCTCTGCCATGGATTTGGAAGGGGGAGACACTGACCCAGTAGTCGATCATGAGGCAACAACCAGGGTACTCTATTTATGTGAactaattgtaaacataaatatatccaaaaatgcagaaaaagttatcTGATCAAAGAGCAGTGAACTATCTTAGGCAGCAGGAGACTTAGATTGAAAATGGCTTGAGAAAACACTGTctagtcagtaagacacaattgaTTATACAATCGCGAAGCAACAGCAATAAGAGTTACTGTTAAAAACGTGTCCTTGATAACAAATATTTCATCTGTGTTATGGTAATTTCAATTCTTGCTTTTCTATAAGTCCTTAGTAAATAAAGGAAGTAAATATGAGTATATCATGATCATTTTGCAGAACTCGGACCAGCTGGCAAACAACCCTGCCTCTGCCATGGATTTGGAAGGGGGAGACACTGACCCAGTAGTCGATCATGTAGCAACAGCCAGGGTACTCTATTTATGTGAATTAATTGTAAACGTAAATGgatcaaaaatgcagaaaaagtaATCTGATCAAAGAGCAGTGAATTATCTTAGGCAGCAGGAGACTTAGAGTGATAAGGGTTTGAGAAAACACTGTTTGTTAGTAAGTCAATAACACTTGATTAAACAATCGCAATCAGAGTTACTGTTAAAAGAGTATCCTTGCTAACAAATCATTCTTCAGTCTTATGGTAATTTCAGTTGTAGCTTTTCTAAATTGATAAACCTCTTGTGTACCATAATGCAAAGCATATTTTTAGAGGTTCATCGACGTATCTTTTAGGTTAATTGTGGTATCGGTATACATTTGGTTTATTATTGGATTGttaaattttgcaagaaatattttAGGAAAGAGTCAGTGTTCACATTTATGCACTTCTGCAGAGAAGTGTTTGCATCTATATGCATCACACTTATTAACTTATGTAGGACTTTTTACTTGAAACATGTAATTTGTTTAGGAGTCAAGATATCCAGCCAGAGCGAGTACATCAAAGGTTTGTGGCAGACATTACCTGTTGACTTATCAAAGAGGGATGTATTTAGCTTTACCCTCCCATCAAAACATGTAAGTGCTGTCCAAGTAATTGTCGTTATCTACGGATGGATCTCATATTTATAGGAAACTATGTTTATCCTTAATCATCCTTTACACCTCATATCTGGTATTGTTGTCAGTAAGATTGATATTGATTTCCAACAGAAAGCAGGGTCTTGTTTTGCCCTTGTCAGTCTATTTTGCTCTCCGTCCTtcattcactcttttgcttgtcCAGATATGCTTATCCATAATTGTCAAtggaattttattaaactatcaaGAAGTTTGTATACAGCTTGGTCAcacatatcaattaaattatgTAGGGATCTACAACATAACCACAGAGGTTTGACCTTTTATTTGATTCAAATTGAGGTATGTTGTTTATTCGGAGCTTTCATTTAGAAACTTTTGTCTGAAATATCATGAAATAATTCTTAGTATGCTAACACTACATGCTAATCAAAATCTATAGAAAAAAGGAAATCTCAAGCAATTTTTGGCAAagcttattattttgaaaacagttCAGAACAGTTTACATAATTTGATAAGAAATTCACATATGAAACACAATCTTAAGGAAATGCAATAAACCTTGATGTCATGTGTATAAATGTAAAGAAACAAACAATAgtattttaatgacatattgTATAATTGCTTGTAAACATAATGTTTTAGGGAAATTAAttttagtgtatttatattaGCTTGTCACTCTTTCACTGGCAGCAATGTACTTGACGTCATACTGGTTCTTTGATGCTTTTAATCAATGAATGTGATGTAGaaaataattcacaaaataatttagaattaaatcAAGGTCATCAAAGTGTAACGAATCCATAACAACTAAATAAAGGTaatttcaggctttttccgccctatgctacgggtccgaaattcggccccattcccaatgcaaatctggttgtttttttcccaaacaaaaaaaaaattcccaattccaaaaaaaaataaaaaaaaaatattttttttttttttttttttttacttaaaatatataagtttacctgatccggtgtagaaaatagaaagtgttgcataattaaattatctgtttccttgaatttgttttaaaaactgtaaaatatgttaatgattatttaagactttccttattttcctcaaaatccggcgcttcacacgatttttttcacctcaaaaaaggccaggcattttccccaaattcagattaaaaaacctgcacttatctcacacgTCCATAAtactttgttaaattttaataataagttatcaaaatagtcgttatttaccagttaacggcttctttgaaatataagaaacactatttacatgcgatcatttttcccaattgagccaattttgcgaataatttatttcccaaaatgggggttttcacgacgcgaaattcccaaaattccagtgtggcgtattcccaaaatggagcggaaaaagcctgaattTGTTTATCAGGTTCCTAAATATGCAGTAAGTAATTATATATAccataataaaatgtgttataataaAGTGAAGGTGAGTTAATTTCTCTGAGGCggagagaaaaaaaaaattgtcattccaTACttctgtctgtcacatttttctatCTGGACCTGTTTTTCAGCAACTATTTCATGCAATTTCttggaattttaaataaatgtgtcagCATGTTGATTGTTCAAATTTTTTGGGCATACTAGGTAACTCCTTATTTATGCccctttaattaattcaaattaaagGAATTATGTGTGCTGTTTATGAGTACATTGTAgttattgcatggaatttcatataaaaatcatcTTACTACCGAGGGTGCATGCATATATTATGTCAGTATCTACTTGGTATGCAAGTAAATAAATATtctcatttatttgtttatgtcccccaccactatagtgggggacatattgttgttGACCTGTctgtttttttgtttgtgtgtttgcgtcaaacattTACATTTGCCATAATGAAGCTAGCTAATTAATATTTGGcagtcaaggtcaaaggacaaatatatgggtcaaaatcgcttatttaatgcctacttttgcaacattgaagattgcaatttgatattttgcatgcatgtgtatctcatggatctgtacattttgagtggtgaaaggtgaaggtcatggtcatccttcaaggtcaaaggtcaaatatatggggacattatgtttcacaaacacattgcttgttaaATATTATGTCTGCAATAAGCTGTTAGTAAATTAACTATTGTGTGAAATATCATGTaactaaaatgttttgtttcaaattgtggTTGTTCACTTCCATATTTTGTTTGGATCAGCTTTAAATCTTTCGATCCTTAATTGATTGTAATTGAGTTTTTCCCGCCTGGGTTATTGTTTGGaattcaatttttattattatattaacatcaagtgtttattatttatacagttgttacatacattttgtcAGGATGGCTTGGTCAGTTAAGAATTGTACCCTTTATTGAtaggcagggccctcaatccattttaggggaagcgggtcccTACCCATaccagggggaattttcgcagcgtttaccttttggggggattttttacttactctctaattataacatttgtacaggtttgcactatattcattgcttttttaataataaagtatgtttgacaagattaaattaaaatagaattgagatataataatcatgagacacatctatcttttttttttagggggaatttttctcccaaaaagggggaaaagtatacttttcaggggggagaatgcggccgaatttcggccgtggatttgaccgATTGAGGGGCCTGATAGGATTTTTCATTAGGATGGGGAATACCAACCCCATGATTgaattttcttgttatttattgtaCTGATTTCAATGTTTTCTTCATTTAGGCACCTTTTCGCAGAGAgtccattatttattattaacctAAGAGTCAGAGAAACTCATTGTCTGTGCAACATGCCGGATGATGGAAGGTATGCAAGGTTTCATTAATTTGTCCTAAAGCAAGTTAAactattaattaaacaataacaaaatagttACCTCTACATGAAACttaaacaccaaaatatattgtaaattgtccTTCCGTTTCTGAAAATGTTGGCTATACAGGAATCATTTTCTCTTGACAATTGGTCTCCCTTTCTCAAAATTTGTCACTCCTTTGCAACGAATCAAGGGATTCAAAAGCATTTTTCCCTTATGTTCACCTTCAAGAGAAATCAAGTTGCAATTAACACACCGTGCTtgttcaaggtcaaactttgaatAAATGCTACAAATTTGCCTACACTTAAAATTGCTTGTCTACTTCAAAGGTTGAATGTTGTTATATGTCTGAactggtttttatgcccccggtaggagggcatatagtgattggactgtccgtctgtctgtctgtccgtctttccgtcacactttgggtTTAGGTTTGGGAAAATGCTCATTatttatatgtcccttgagatgttaccttcatatttggtctGCATGGGCATATGGGcagggcctttccatacgcacacaaattttgacccctgtgaccttgaccttgaactaagggtttgtgtttaggtttcgaaatctgcgtttaggtaaGTTAAGTGGGATGTGCTGAGATGTTTAATGTGTTGCTGATGCTAAGTGTATCTTTTGAATGTGCTTCCCAGAGAGTACTGGCAGTGTGAAGGATGCTTTAAATGGTTCCATCCGGAATGTGTTGGTGAGTCAGTGGAACCAGAAAAGTACAAGTGCGCATCATGTTCACACAAggtattgttttttgttgtttttttcacttacCAAAACCTATTTTAAAAAAACGCTGTTTTACATGGATttgtatattgatatattttgtttaccaaCCTCTTCTTCAAAATCTTATTGACCTATTGTACAGAAACTTCACACAATAAATATTATATGGCATCTTGGTTCGGGATTTTAAGGTAAATATAGTGGGTTAACTGTTCAAAATACTTTGTGAATTAATTGAGATAAAAACGtttacatttattcatttatttcggACCTAGCTTGTTCTTGGGTTCATGGTGCCAATTGTAtggttatgtacatgtatataaaagaaCAGATTATGATAAAAGTATGCTTAAAATACGTTTGAGccatttaaatgacaattttgacTTTCATACCTTATATTTAATGCTTGTTTTGAAATGTACATTAGTTCGGTGAATAGCATTTGTGTAACCGTCAATATTGAATGCTTAAAGGAAGAGTTACCTGCTTTAGTTAATGTACACcaaaattaaatattgtaataaaaccaTCCATTATTTAGTGTGAATGACCAAGGTAAAGGATTGGCACGACTTCAATAATATTACAAAGGTTCACTTTTAATTTTCATACGCCCGTTTTTTAAAACGGGACGTTTTATAGTTTCACTtttggcgggcggcgtccacagtagtgtccgctctttaattcaacttgatcagaagatgtatctagaaaatatctaggtcaagttagaatatgggtcatgtcgagtcaaaaactgggtcacggggtcacatagcGCATTTCAAgggtttagcatggtgtccgttatctaattgaagaagttttcatatgatcttcaccaaatttggtcagaaattgtgtcttTATGATTTGTGcatgtaggtcaagttaaaatatgggtcatggtaaagttatcacgTTGTTCAAAACCTTCAAAtaggcgtatcttgtgacagtttggcaatcttgttttattttcacaaagcTTGTATGCATTCATATATAGAGCCAGATTTGAAGCGTGTATAATATATAACTCatattaattatcattttaattattaactaTACATTTGTTAATAAGTTGTACAAAGggttcaaaattgtaaaaaaaaatatgtgtactcaTGCAAATGCATGTCCTGACTGTTTCTGTTATTTTGGAGATTGCATGACTACCTATCCGAAAGGTAATGATCAAACTCAGAGCGCAGAGGCCTATGGATATTGTTCTTCTAGTTGACTTCCATTTAGGTGGTATAAATTAATATTCTGTGAGCTAAACAAAACAAgtaatatgtttgtcagaaaaactatTTCCCCTACTGCGCCGATTTGAAGCTATATATTCGACCAGtttgacattgaagaatgacctgactttgacctttcaccactcaaaatttgcagctccatgagatacacatacatgccaaatatcaagttgctatcttcaatattgcaaaagttattgcaaattgtAAAGTTTGACACAACATACaatcaaaccaacaaacaaaccaaccaacagacagacagacagacagaccaacagacagggcaaaaacaatatgtcccccactatagagtgggggacataataaccACTCCACATTCTCTTAATTGGCATTTATAAC is from Dreissena polymorpha isolate Duluth1 chromosome 14, UMN_Dpol_1.0, whole genome shotgun sequence and encodes:
- the LOC127857096 gene encoding uncharacterized protein LOC127857096, translated to MDLEGGDTDPVVDHEATTRNSDQLANNPASAMDLEGGDTDPVVDHVATARESRYPARASTSKVCGRHYLLTYQRGMYLALPSHQNMHLFAESPLFIINLRVRETHCLCNMPDDGREYWQCEGCFKWFHPECVGESVEPEKYKCASCSHK